The Carassius gibelio isolate Cgi1373 ecotype wild population from Czech Republic chromosome A19, carGib1.2-hapl.c, whole genome shotgun sequence genome segment GAGATTTACGTTAACATTCAACTTTAAAACATCCAAATTTTTGCGTATTAGCGAGTACTGGACTATGTCAGCAAAAAAAGCTTCCAATCACCCCAAAATAGTCATCCCTGGACAAAAAGGGATGACTGTAAAAACTTCGGCTCTCGCCGAGCACGAATACGTCATGGAAGTTGACCACGTCGAAAGCAATGAGAAACGCAAAGAATCTTCCTCCTTGCAGAACACTCCGACCAAAGCCCCGGCTAAGAAACAGAAGGGAGACGAAACGCCTGAGATTTCCAACGTCGCTCTCCTGGAAACCATAGTCGCCAGATTCGATCTACAAGACGGAAAGCTGAGCAGCATTGAGCATAAGATTACTGAGAACAGTCTAATGATCGTCAACCTGACAAAAGCTGTGGAATTCAACGCGGCGGAAATAAAGgactgtaaaactaaaataaacttgtTCGATAAACAACTCGCCTCTGTTGTCACTTCGCACGCAGATTTGGTAAGCCGCACGTCGGAGCTCGAACGCTACAAAAGACGATGGAATCTTCGAGTAATCGGAATGAAAGAAATTGCAGGCGAAGATATCCGAAGAGAAGTCGTCTCACTGTTAGCTGAAATTGCTCCTCACCTGCAGCACAAACTTGAAGACATCGTGGATTCAGTTCACCGCATTGGCTCCAAAACGAAGGATAAATCCAGGCAGGTGATCATTCAGTTCAGCATGCGGAAACACAGAGACGAGTTCTGGCGATCCACCAAAGTTTCGGATGTCTGCAAACTAAGGGGAATAAAGTTCACCGAAGATTTGTCAAAGGAAGACCGAGAAGCCCGCGCTGCACTCTGGCCGAGGATCAGTGAGGCTAGAGCTGCAGGGAAGAAAGCCTACTACCGAGGTCCTTATGGCTACATAGAGGGCACCCGGATTGTCTAGGACGGTTGATTTCAACTACCTCGTCCACATTTGTTTACCTTAAGTGTTGGCATGAGGTGTAAGTGGGATGTTTTATGTCCTTGCTGTTGAGCGAGATTTTGTTACAGTGCTCTGTTTGAGAgatatcttgttttgtgttcattaGAGCACGGttacatatttttcatttgattgttTATCCTATTTtacgtattttattttttaatttttttatttgtttcctgTTAGTTAAATGTTCTCAGTGAAATCAGCTTTTTCCTGTATTTCTTTAAATGCAAGGGGTCTTCGTAACTCTATTAAAAGAAaagctttatttcttttttgcaaaAGCAAAAACTCACACTGTGTATTTTTGCAAGAAACACATTCCAACCTTGATGACGTGAAGTTCTGGACGAGTCAGTGGGGGGACAAAATCATCTTCAGCCATGCTTCTACACATTCTGCAGGAGTGGCAATACTGTTCAACAACCTGCCAGGCAAAATTATAAAGGTAGAGACCGATTCAAATGGCCATTGGGCTTCAGTTGTTATAAATATTAATgacgttttgtttattttattcaatgtgtATGGGTACAACAGTGCTCCCCTAAATAACAAACTACTTACTGAAATTTCTGATTCTCTATTCGAGTTGAAACTTGTGTACCCAACTGATAATATTATTATAGGAGGTGATTTCAACATGGTTATGGATGAAGCGTTAGATCGTTTTCCGCCCAAATTTAATACCTCTCATCCTAATGTTAccctttttaatttttgtttgaataATAATGTAGTGGATGCTTGGAGAGCTGTGAATCCAAATCTTAAACAATTTTCCTGGTTCAGAGATAATGGGACTTCCAAATCGAGAATTGATTATTGGTTAACCTCAAATAACCTAACCGACTTCATCAAAGATATTTCAATATCTGCTGCTCCTCTAACTGATCACTGTTGTATCTCTATATCATTCAACTCGGGTAAAAGAGAAACACATAATAAGGGTTATTGGAAATTCAATGCTGATTTATTAAAACACCAAAACTTTTGCTCACAAATTAAATCCATAATTAATGATATAGCATTGCATAAGGACCTAATTACATTCATAAGTAAATGGGAATATTTAAAACACAAGATTCGGGAATTTTCTATACAATTTAGTAAAAATTTAAGTAAGGCCAGAGCACAAATGGAGTTAGAATTAACAAGAgaattaaacaatttatgtaaTAAAAGTGAAATGGACAATGAAGCTAAATTACAAATTTTATCCTTGCAATCCAAAATTGATGATTTATATACTCAAAAAGCTAAAGGAGCATATGTAAGATCTAGGGCAAGATGGAtagagaaaggggaaaaaagtaataattatttttgcagACTTGAAAAAAGGCGACaggaaaaaaatgccataaaTTCTCTTTATGTGAACGGTGTTATAAGTACCTGCCCtaaaatgatttcctcagagattTTTCAATTCTATAGTTCTTTATATAGCTCATTCTTTTCTGTATCAGACTGTAATATTCTCTTTGATAATATACACACTAGCATACCGCAGTTAGACCAGGAATTTAAAGACTTGTGTGAGGCTGACATCAAGATAGAGGAATTagataaagcaataaataaattatcttcAGGAAAATCTCCAGGTCCTGATGGCCTTACTTCcgaattttataaattttttagggAAGATTTGAGGGAACTATTATTTCAAGCCTTTCTCGAATGTATCCAAAATAATTCACTATCTTCAACCATGAAACAAGGTCTAATTACTCTTATCCCCAAACCGGGTAAAGATGCACGACATATAGATAATCTTCGCCCCATCACTTTACTCAACTGTGATTATAAAATTCTAGCGCATATATTTTCCAGTAGGCTCAAGAAAAATATAGATCAAATAATTAGTGAATCACAGTCTGGTTTTATAAAAGGTAGGTCAATACATAATAACATCAGAttggttttagatattttagattatcGTGAATATATTGAAGATGAAGGCTATATTctctttttagattttaaaaaggcATTTGACACAGTCgaacataatttcatatttaactcCCTCGAAAAATTTGGTTTTGGCATGAAATTTATTTCtttcataaaaatgttatataaagaCATCAATAGTTCTATATCCCTTTCATTTGGAACATCCCAGAGATTCAATATTTCGCGAGgaataagacaaggatgtcccATTTCCCCTTTTCTATTTATCTTGGCAGTAGAAATGCTTGCTATCTTGATAGATAAAAATAGCAACTTTGATCGACTTAGTGTATTTGGAAGACAAATTGGTATAAGTCAATTAGCGGATGATACAGCGATCTTTTTAAAGGACCAATTTCAGATTAATAAAGCTATTCAACTAGTTAATCTATTTTCCAAAGCATCAGGCCTACACTTAAACTTGAACAAGTGTGAGTTACTTGCAATTCATGGCAGCGATTTAGACTCTTTATGTAACATACCCATAAAAACATGTGTAAAATATTTGGGGATAACTATTACTAGAGATAGTAATCAAAGTGTCCAAGAAAATTTtgttaaaaatctttcaaaagcaAAAGCAATTCTCAATAACTGGCTACAAAGAGATATCTCGATATTTGGAAGAGTCTTATTGACTAAAATGGAATTACTCTCCAGGTTCGTTTATCCAGCCTCCTCCTTAGCTATCCCGCCTCATTTACTGAAAGAATGTAATAttgctttgtttaattttatCTGGAAGAATAAGCATCACTATATCAACAAAAATGATTTAGTTCACAATTATGAAGAAGGGGGATTAAATGTTATtgatttagaaataatgaatagtGTTTTGAAAACTCAGTGGTTAAGatcatttctttgtaattcaaACTGCTTATGGTTCATCGTATCTTCTTCAATATTTGGGAAAGTAGGTGGCTTGGAGTTTTTGATTAGATGTGACTTTAATATATCCAAATTACCTCTTAAATTGTCTGCATTTCACCAACAAGTTCTCCTATGTTGGAAATTAGCATTTTCTCACAATTTTAGTCCACACAAAACTTGTATTTGGAACAATCGTTTTATTTTGCACCAtaacaaatctttattttatgaaaactgGTTTCAATATAATATTCTTTCCCTATTGGACATGACAGACAGTTATGGAAATGTTCTCAATTACAAGGATTTCTGTTTAAAACATGGATTTGCATGTCATCCTAAAGAgttttacagtgttgtaaatgCCATAcccaaaaacatggtattattAGTAAAAGGGATTCTTTCACATTACTCTGTAACATTCTCTCTCCCATCTCCTTGTCTGGGTGAATTGGTTATTAGAGATCATAaatgtaataacaaatatattagaaATGTCTTCATTAATAAACTTCATCCAAATAGAATAAAACGATATTATGTTTTCAAAGAATTTAACCCTAAAGAGGTGAAGGAAATGAGAATGAATTATCTTACCTTTCCAAGTCTCCCTAAAGTGAAAGagcttcattttaaaataataaatgatatatacCCATCTAAGGAGCTTATCAAATCAAAATTTGATATTGGAGAAAACTCTTGTCAATTCTGTGATGGTGATATTGAAACCactgaacatatttttttttattgtgattacTCAAAGTTGTTTTGGGCTCAATTGTGCAGTAAAATGTCATGTATAATTACATGGATAAATCCCCTTGaatacaaacaaattaagtttggtGTACTTAAGAAAGATTACTCACAACATTACTTGATTAACAACCTTTTTGATGTTGctaaatatttcattcataaatgcAGATTTCTGAAAACCCCTCCATCCTTTCCTCACTTCTCTAATGAACTCAAACTTTTTGCTGCTTCTCTTGATGCTCTCTCAAATGAAAAAGCTACTGCAGTTGCCAACTTCTTCAGTGAACTAAGTGCTCAATAACTACTTGCTACCCCTTGTAAGAAATTAGTTATCTATAattgctcttttattttattttatttttttatttaattattatttatttatttatttattttttgtgttttttttttattttatttatttattcctttttgtTATTCGTGATTGTGCATTTAATGTATTACATCACTATTACATATTGTATTTGCAACTATGTCTGCCTCGAAGAattgttaatattgtttattCTGTACCTGTTTTGTATGTACATTtgtttgctaataaaaaaaaaaaaaaaaaaaaaaaaaaaaaaaaaaaaaaaaaaaaaaaaaaaaaaaaaaaaaaaaaaaaaggaacgaGGACGCTTCCGTGCGTTTCAGTTGATTGTTTACTTCGGATGGACCTGTAAAGTAATACAATTTTGCGTACTTCAAAGTTTCGCACGAGGCGTCGAGTCCTTCTGTGAGCGTAAGCAGAGGTTTAATGACACTGTTTTTGAACTTCGATGAAAAAGCGAAGTTAATAAGTTGAGGTAAGCGCTATTACTTGTTATAGTGTGTCTCTAGCCATTAACCCAATGGTCTGCAAGCAGGCaagctaaacattttttttatatttaacgtaagcagttgttttgagaaagtaaaagtaCGACATGTTAAAGTAGTGTGAAACTAATTACCCCGCTCCTGTAACTTAGTAACGTTACAAGTCAATGGAGAATATTGCCACACTAAGGTAAATAACTTTTGCTATTGTCCATCAGTTAGTTTCATAAAACATACTTTATTTGGACTTGTCCGTTTTCCAGGGCTGTGGGGCATAAACCACAAGTGAAAACAAGCAGGACCATATGAAACTTCCGTCAGAAAATGGCTACGCCGGCAGCAGTTTCCACGGATGGAGCAAGCTCCAGTAAGAGATCTTTTCATTTCCTCTTGGTGTTTATGACACGTTAGTATAAGGTGAATAAAGTTATTGTTCTCTggctacaaaaaaataatatcatGCAAAGCAATCTTGTGTTTTACagtaagaaatgaatgaatagatAAATAGCTGCTTTATTGGGACCATGTGGAAACAGTCACAATAGTACACAGAGCGATTTATTTTATTGCTCACTTAGTGGAGATTATGAGGTTTGCTGGTAGGGAGCTATTCATTATAACGTTACTCATAAGCCGCTCTTCCAACGAAACTACCTGGAACAAGTTGTCCAAGGAACTTTTCaccccagacctgttgctgtcTGCGTTTCCATCGCGGTCTAAAGTGCCGAGATTAGGCAATGTAGGTATCAGTTTCTCAATAACAAATACGGAAGTTTCtgacttgcatcctcggtaggCTGGACTTCGCaaattcgactcgggagtgtgacgACTCAAGTcaggtgtagcagtcgattctgttcccctcggaatgtctgctcccctttacgcaaacatactacaattcttgcgtagttaccgagttactatacgtacgatcagaactagcgtgcgcaagaagcatgactggatgtacggcaagtcaaatagttcaaaataccgtcctaaatcctaaacttgaaaattaatttaagacgagaggtttttcaacttgaaatataaaaacataaggcaaaaataacggaacaactgcaagatgaataataataataaaaagaacataaacgggagtgtgagaatcattttactatgctgcagtgtagcaagaaatttgtccctgtttgctttccttacatccaggtgtgtttggtgtatttgcatgcgggaatgttgccaaatccgcggaatttaggctactGTGGGAAAATGTGTGATTAACtgtttggttgggtttattacacggacctggcaacctgaggggaaacagacattccgaggggaacagaatcgccTGCTAcaccggtaattctgcaaacagcagcgtattTGATCAAGTCAGCCTTTTCTGCAGTTTTCCTCTCTGTATTTACAATAAGATATAATATGATTTCAAACACCACTGCagcctttcattttcatttaaacatattaacaGCCACAGAAATGTAGTTCAGTGAACTTGAAtttattacaatgaaacaaaatattatattaaacagcAGTGCTGTTTTATCATACGAGATACATTTGAAAGTTATGTTATAATATTACTCTGTGTGGTCGTCACCGGTCTATTAAAACGCACAACATATTATAGCAtctttggtgtttccatgttttataaaaaaaaaaaaaaaaaaaaaacagaagtcgAGGGGATGTGATGTCATTGGCAGGCGACACAATGACACTATGGACACTGTTCatgtcactagttaaaattgcttatttctctggatttaaacattctttgaaacatttgggataaaGTACACACATCAGCAAattatataacactgttctagtggtttttggatagatatatatatatagatatatatatatataatgcaaataaatgttgattgaaatacaatgctgcgtgaactcaactaaTCAAGTCCTGAAGGTCCTGCCCCCAAAAGTTCCGGACcattgaaaaagtactacctcacgACCAGGGACTTTCTGGGGCAAGTTGTTATAACTGCAGACCGGAGAtctccaaaatgtggcataaacTCCCAAAGTGGGCAGAACCTCCAAAATGAGGCGAGGTCTCCttgcgcaattttttttaaaatttttttaccATTGGCTCTGCTTCAGCCAATTGTTAttgacttacattttaaaataaaaccgtgtaaattaaaaaaaaatctttctagttgatctaaaataaaatatgctgtataaATGAATATGCTCTGTGAGAGCAGAGCCCAAAGCTCGTGACCAGGGGTGTTTGGACTTGAGTTGGAACCTCTGCTTCAAGATATAAACAGGAATTGCCCACAAGCTTTTCCACAAACCATCCTAACGCAGCGCAATATTTAACTCTATCGATTTGTTTTAAGCAATGTGGCCGGGGCACGAAATTCGCAGGGTAGGAGTGGGTAGTGATGCTGGGTGTAACATAATTATAATGATCAGACAAGTGATGATTGCTTTCTAACAAGATAACATATAAAAGTGGACCAAATAAAGGTTTTTACTTTAAGTATGTCATTAGTATGGGAGCCTGTTTCTGCCAtgggatataaaaaaaattacaaatattgtgataaaaaaaaaaaatcttctcacAATTCTAAAGGAAAAAACTCACAGAGACATAAGCTCAGAATGGGAAGATATAAACAGAAAagtaataattgtgaaatataaactttcAATTGCAAAAAACAAAATCTGAATTATGAGAGTCACAATtacctatttattttttaatttcaatgCAAAAACAGGCTTCCGTATATTAGTGATAGTAGagttagtttctttttttcttttcttttttaatcactGTTGTCACTCTTCAGATGTCTTTATTTTGGAGGTTATTCCAGCAGAAAGGTATGTGCATGTAAGCACGTGTGCCTGTGTTTTCATATGATCTTGATTTGAATGTCAGTGTTGTAGACTGTAGTAGGCCTGTGACTGCCTGGCTTGTGCTTGTCTTTattattctgaatatatatagccTTTAAACACTTTGTTTGTCTGTGTGATTGGGTTACAGTGGTGTCTTGGAAGAACAAATGAATTGAAACCCAGATGTCTGTGCATTATTTAAGCGTACAATCAAAGTTGAGGTCAATGACATATCTCAACTCAGTGTGAAGTGCTTTCTTTTGTATTAGCATTTGcacttattttgcattttatttgtggTATAGTTTTTTTGAAGTTACGCTCACTTAAATGTCAGGTTTTGTTTCAAGTGTGCACTGGAAAGATACCAGTGCATAGGGAATATGTGAAAACaataaaggattagttcacccaaacatgaaaaaatgctgaaaatgtacacacCCTTAAGCAATCAAAGATGtaacttgctcaccagtggatcctctctAATGAATTTGTGCCAACAGAATTCAAACAgccgataaaaacatcacaataatcgaCAACATGagtccagtccattaattaatgtcttgtgaaattaAAAGCTGCACGTTTGTAATAAACTAATCCATCCAGACATTTTTAACTTGGAtattgatgtgagaggacagggGATAAACATTTACACTAGAGGAAGCATTGTTATATTATACAAAGACATTCATTGATGGAGTGGAGTCATATGGATTGTTGTGGTGTTTTTAATCTTTTACTTCATTGTAATAAAGCTAGCTACAAGCCATAAATAAATCACAGGGCACCATAAATCCTAATGGCTTTTTCCACATTTAATTTGCATGAATTTCTAACATTTGGTTGAAacatttatctttttgttttttgttctccATAGGTACTCCGGGAAATCGAAAGATGGCTTCTTCAGAGGTTATTATTGTCACTTCTGCTTTAATAATACTTTCACATTCACTTTTTATCTCATCCACTTTTTGTGGTTGTTATGAATTGGCCATTTTATATATGACTCCATActggagcttttttttttctaaaccgttCTTGCAGATGTCTCACCTTTGTCTATAATGTGAATGGGACTCTCTGCCCCCTTCTTTTTCCATTTGTTccatttgaatttgaaaaaaatcacaattatcaacacttttttttttttttttatattaagactTCATGTCTCTCAGCATTGTACAGAAAAATCCCCTAGTGAAATCAGTGATGCTTATATGTATTATGCATCAGTGTATAATTGATTCAAATTTGctgaaaaagttcctttgtcatAAATGCATTATGGATGGCTTAAATACTTGCCTGATATGTTTACTGAGAAATCATATCTATTTCAGCTTCTTAGCGTCTCTGGTTCATCccagacaaacaaaaaaaccatGGGCCACCGAGGAATTGACCCCACTGGGGAAACCACATATAAAAAGGTGCGAGCTGTTTATATTCAGATTTTATATCCTCATTTTGTGTACTGCtaacactgtaaatatttaaaaatagaaatttgCTAGAGATGGGAGTAGATCAAACTTATCGGCAGTGCAGCTTCAAATCTCAGTGTCATGACGCACATTCCTGAATCTGTCGGATCTGCTTCCAACTCTTAGATTATTGTTGTGTTATCTGTTCTTTGTGTGGCACCATGAAGGAGATAAAGCCCATTAAATGGTATGGGCAGGTGCATACAGATAAGATTAGCAGGTCTCGAGTTATTGCTTCTCCCTTATTAAATCGCATGTCTTTTGTAGGCCTTCAAACAAGATGCCTGTATCAGTGTTatatttactgttaaaattagccCAGCATAGTTCCAGAAGAACTACTTTTCTTGGTATTTTTCTGATTGGCACATCATGTTGTTATTCTGCTCATCATGTGCCCTCCACTGGAACCCTTCTTCAGACAACATCATCTGCTCTGAAAGGTGCCATTCAGCTGGGCATCACACACAGTGTGGGAAGCTTGAGCCAGAAGCCAGAGAGAGACGTGCTCATGCAGGACTTTGAAGTGGTAGAAAGCATCTTCTTTCCCAGGtaggtttttgtgtgtgtctgtgaggaactaaccacaaagaacctttttcATAAGTGGTCGCTTTGTGTACTTaaaagtgtgttttgttttgtttttttctcactcACAGTCAAGGCAGTAACTCAACTCCAGGTCATCACCATGGTGACTTCAAGTTTAAAACTTATGCTCCCATTGCTTTCCGCTACTTCAGAGAGATGTTTGGGATCCGACCCGATGACTATCTGGTACTATCCTGTTTGTTCACTAAACCGCATTACCACAGATTCCTGGAAATATCAGGGAGCTTTATAATTGTTTGTAGTCCTGGCAAAGTCATGGGATTCTTTGTGAATATTAATTTTTGTGACtggtctaaaatatttttaatcaactAGAAATTGCTGTTGAATAGAGCTTGAGTACTGTAGATTTAAACTTACTTGCGATAGCTCTTTTTCAGTGAATTTATCAAAGAGGTTTACAAAGTGGttcaaattattaattgtcaCACAATTCTGAATCAAAGTAATAACTGGAAAAGCCATGAAAAGTTATGGAAATTAATTGATTTATGTTCATATTGCATCTCTGTTTTTGGTTTGTTCCGTCCAGATTCATTTTTTGCCTTATGCCTTCCTTTTATGACTTGAACAAAAGTGCTTCTCAGTGACATTGCATTTAGTTAAACAGACACCTGCAACACTCCAGTCCTATAgtaaatgctgtgtgtgtgtgtgtgtgtgtgttttctgcagtaCTCTCTTTGCAATGAACCCCTTATTGAGTTGTCTAATCCTGGAGCGAGCGGGTCTCTCTTCTACGTTTCTAGTGATGATGAGTTTATCATCAAGACAGTACAACACAAAGAGGCAGAATTCTTGCAAACACTCCTGCCAGGTTACTTCATGGTAAGCGTTTATGTCTGTATTATTTATCTCAACATATcttgttcattttattattatttgatcattatttcattattatatgaTATGTTATTTCCTCCATATATTTGACGTTACATCTTCTAGAATCTGAACCAGAACATGCGTACGCTGCTTCCCAAGTTCTACGGCCTCTACTGTGTTCAGGCTGAGGGGAAGAACATCCGAATTGTAGTGATGAACAACCTGCTGCCATGCGCTGTACCCATGCACCTTAAATTTGACCTGAAGGGCTCAACGTGCAAGCGACGTGCTTCGCCGAAAGAGAAAGCCAAGGATTTGCCCACGTGCAAAGACCTAGATTTCATGCAGGACATGCCTGAGGGCATATTACTGGAGAGTGACCACTACAGCGCCCTCTGCAAGACCATTCAGAGAGACTGTCgggtgagagagagtgtgagtgtgtgtgtgtgtgtgagtgagtgtgttttggAGACAGAAGTTGACATTGCAAAAGGAAAGAAATGTAAGGAAGAATGTTGCAACAAAATGGTGCAACAAAAGTTTAATTGTCTAAGTCAGTGGTTTTCAATTCCACTCCTGGGTTACCACTGCTCTGCAAATTTTGAATGTCTCTTTTATCTGATGCTCTTGGTTCTGAATCAGGTGCGTTAAATAAGAGAGACATAGAAAATAATCAGAACAGTGGTATCCCAGCACTGGACTTAGTATAGCTTTAGGATACATCTTTGCCAGCTATATTTTCTGCACTTGAGATGCTTGGTTGTAAATACATATTCAATAAATGCATATTCATGGTAGCTTAATCCATtcctttaaaataactgtttgatTGAATCACTCTGCAGTTTGCATCTGCTACATGTGCCTCTCTGTATTCCTGTTTAGGTACTACAAAGTTTTAAAATCATGGACTATAGTCTGCTGGTGGGTATCCACAACTTGGACC includes the following:
- the si:ch211-196c10.15 gene encoding uncharacterized protein si:ch211-196c10.15 isoform X2 — encoded protein: MSAKKASNHPKIVIPGQKGMTVKTSALAEHEYVMEVDHVESNEKRKESSSLQNTPTKAPAKKQKGDETPEISNVALLETIVARFDLQDGKLSSIEHKITENSLMIVNLTKAVEFNAAEIKDCKTKINLFDKQLASVVTSHADLVSRTSELERYKRRWNLRVIGMKEIAGEDIRREVVSLLAEIAPHLQHKLEDIVDSVHRIGSKTKDKSRQVIIQFSMRKHRDEFWRSTKVSDVCKLRGIKFTEDLSKEDREARAALWPRISEARAAGKKAYYRGPYGYIEGTRIV
- the si:ch211-196c10.15 gene encoding LINE-1 retrotransposable element ORF2 protein isoform X1, with the translated sequence MVMDEALDRFPPKFNTSHPNVTLFNFCLNNNVVDAWRAVNPNLKQFSWFRDNGTSKSRIDYWLTSNNLTDFIKDISISAAPLTDHCCISISFNSGKRETHNKGYWKFNADLLKHQNFCSQIKSIINDIALHKDLITFISKWEYLKHKIREFSIQFSKNLSKARAQMELELTRELNNLCNKSEMDNEAKLQILSLQSKIDDLYTQKAKGAYVRSRARWIEKGEKSNNYFCRLEKRRQEKNAINSLYVNGVISTCPKMISSEIFQFYSSLYSSFFSVSDCNILFDNIHTSIPQLDQEFKDLCEADIKIEELDKAINKLSSGKSPGPDGLTSEFYKFFREDLRELLFQAFLECIQNNSLSSTMKQGLITLIPKPGKDARHIDNLRPITLLNCDYKILAHIFSSRLKKNIDQIISESQSGFIKGRSIHNNIRLVLDILDYREYIEDEGYILFLDFKKAFDTVEHNFIFNSLEKFGFGMKFISFIKMLYKDINSSISLSFGTSQRFNISRGIRQGCPISPFLFILAVEMLAILIDKNSNFDRLSVFGRQIGISQLADDTAIFLKDQFQINKAIQLVNLFSKASGLHLNLNKCELLAIHGSDLDSLCNIPIKTCVKYLGITITRDSNQSVQENFVKNLSKAKAILNNWLQRDISIFGRVLLTKMELLSRFVYPASSLAIPPHLLKECNIALFNFIWKNKHHYINKNDLVHNYEEGGLNVIDLEIMNSVLKTQWLRSFLCNSNCLWFIVSSSIFGKVGGLEFLIRCDFNISKLPLKLSAFHQQVLLCWKLAFSHNFSPHKTCIWNNRFILHHNKSLFYENWFQYNILSLLDMTDSYGNVLNYKDFCLKHGFACHPKEFYSVVNAIPKNMVLLVKGILSHYSVTFSLPSPCLGELVIRDHKCNNKYIRNVFINKLHPNRIKRYYVFKEFNPKEVKEMRMNYLTFPSLPKVKELHFKIINDIYPSKELIKSKFDIGENSCQFCDGDIETTEHIFFYCDYSKLFWAQLCSKMSCIITWINPLEYKQIKFGVLKKDYSQHYLINNLFDVAKYFIHKCRFLKTPPSFPHFSNELKLFAASLDALSNEKATAVANFFSELSAQ
- the LOC127935035 gene encoding phosphatidylinositol 4-phosphate 5-kinase type-1 alpha-like isoform X1, whose amino-acid sequence is MATPAAVSTDGASSSTPGNRKMASSELLSVSGSSQTNKKTMGHRGIDPTGETTYKKTTSSALKGAIQLGITHSVGSLSQKPERDVLMQDFEVVESIFFPSQGSNSTPGHHHGDFKFKTYAPIAFRYFREMFGIRPDDYLYSLCNEPLIELSNPGASGSLFYVSSDDEFIIKTVQHKEAEFLQTLLPGYFMNLNQNMRTLLPKFYGLYCVQAEGKNIRIVVMNNLLPCAVPMHLKFDLKGSTCKRRASPKEKAKDLPTCKDLDFMQDMPEGILLESDHYSALCKTIQRDCRVLQSFKIMDYSLLVGIHNLDRAGEEASAAVPDTQKKAPGQKPLYCTAIESIQGESKGNTSPQPYESMGGIPAFNSKGERLLVFIGIIDILQSYRLVKKLEHSWKAFLHDGDTVSVHRPSFYADRFQRFMCNTVFKKPPLKMPTTKKSRGGTASCGKKSNIAVSGQSQQALPVAAEQTQPQQTTTQLYSSGAVSLSPDTQGDRGVQISRPDLLPQQLNEDEITRSSADTTLSAASAESSQHSNTPAQSHSSIAAQSSMEILDVEASFTQ
- the LOC127935035 gene encoding phosphatidylinositol 4-phosphate 5-kinase type-1 alpha-like isoform X2 — translated: MSLFWRLFQQKGTPGNRKMASSELLSVSGSSQTNKKTMGHRGIDPTGETTYKKTTSSALKGAIQLGITHSVGSLSQKPERDVLMQDFEVVESIFFPSQGSNSTPGHHHGDFKFKTYAPIAFRYFREMFGIRPDDYLYSLCNEPLIELSNPGASGSLFYVSSDDEFIIKTVQHKEAEFLQTLLPGYFMNLNQNMRTLLPKFYGLYCVQAEGKNIRIVVMNNLLPCAVPMHLKFDLKGSTCKRRASPKEKAKDLPTCKDLDFMQDMPEGILLESDHYSALCKTIQRDCRVLQSFKIMDYSLLVGIHNLDRAGEEASAAVPDTQKKAPGQKPLYCTAIESIQGESKGNTSPQPYESMGGIPAFNSKGERLLVFIGIIDILQSYRLVKKLEHSWKAFLHDGDTVSVHRPSFYADRFQRFMCNTVFKKPPLKMPTTKKSRGGTASCGKKSNIAVSGQSQQALPVAAEQTQPQQTTTQLYSSGAVSLSPDTQGDRGVQISRPDLLPQQLNEDEITRSSADTTLSAASAESSQHSNTPAQSHSSIAAQSSMEILDVEASFTQ